The proteins below are encoded in one region of Aequorivita iocasae:
- a CDS encoding response regulator transcription factor, whose product MSENTKHTVAIVDDHSLFATSLGKLINSFSDFKVLFYAKNGQQLQKIMEGSSEKPEIILLDINMPVMDGFETAEWLMQHHPSIGVLILSMEDEEQAILRMLRRGAKGYLLKDINPNTLHTALCELIEKGYYHSEKVSETLLHSLTPDEEGRILDLKENELTFIKLACSEMTYKEIANIMDLSPKTIDGYRQELFKRFKIKNRVGLVIFALKKNLIHL is encoded by the coding sequence ATGAGCGAAAACACAAAACATACAGTTGCCATTGTTGATGATCACTCGCTCTTTGCCACCTCTTTGGGAAAACTTATCAATTCGTTTTCAGATTTCAAAGTGCTTTTTTATGCTAAAAATGGACAACAACTTCAAAAAATAATGGAAGGAAGTTCTGAAAAGCCTGAAATCATACTGCTGGACATCAATATGCCCGTCATGGATGGTTTTGAAACAGCTGAATGGTTAATGCAACATCACCCCAGTATAGGTGTGCTAATACTCTCTATGGAAGATGAAGAGCAGGCCATTCTAAGAATGTTGCGCAGAGGAGCGAAGGGATATCTGTTAAAGGATATAAATCCAAATACACTGCACACAGCCCTTTGTGAATTGATAGAAAAAGGGTATTACCATTCTGAAAAAGTATCTGAAACATTACTGCATTCCCTAACGCCCGATGAGGAAGGAAGAATTCTTGATCTTAAAGAAAACGAGCTTACTTTTATAAAATTGGCCTGTTCTGAAATGACTTATAAGGAAATAGCCAATATAATGGATTTAAGTCCAAAAACTATTGATGGATACCGTCAAGAATTATTTAAGCGGTTTAAAATAAAAAACAGGGTAGGGTTGGTAATATTTGCTCTTAAAAAAAATCTAATTCATCTTTAA
- a CDS encoding RluA family pseudouridine synthase yields the protein MQKSSPHSTKDNLQVLFEDNHLIVVNKRPGDIVQGDKTGDAPLSEVVKEYIAEKYNKPGAVFLGVVHRLDRPTSGIVVFARTSKALARLNKMFSERETEKIYWAIVKNSPPKMADTLTHFLKRNPKQNKSYPHINEVPGSKKAILHYKLLKKLDNYYLLEIILETGRHHQIRAQLSAIGCTIKGDLKYGFDRSNTDGSIHLHAKTLRLTHPVQKEEICIDAPLPNDAVWNACN from the coding sequence ATCCAGAAATCTAGCCCACATAGCACTAAAGATAATCTTCAGGTTCTATTTGAAGACAACCATTTAATTGTCGTAAACAAGCGCCCGGGCGATATTGTGCAGGGCGACAAAACGGGCGATGCGCCTCTTTCCGAGGTTGTGAAGGAATACATTGCCGAAAAATACAACAAGCCCGGCGCAGTATTTCTTGGGGTAGTTCACAGATTAGACCGACCTACAAGCGGGATTGTGGTTTTTGCAAGAACTTCAAAGGCATTGGCGCGATTGAATAAAATGTTTTCAGAAAGAGAAACCGAAAAAATATATTGGGCAATAGTGAAGAATTCTCCCCCAAAAATGGCGGATACGCTTACACATTTCTTAAAAAGAAATCCAAAACAGAACAAATCATACCCTCACATCAACGAAGTTCCGGGCAGCAAAAAAGCGATCCTCCATTATAAACTTCTGAAAAAACTTGACAATTATTATTTACTGGAAATTATACTGGAAACTGGCAGGCATCATCAAATTCGGGCACAGCTATCGGCTATTGGGTGTACCATTAAAGGAGATTTGAAATATGGGTTTGACAGAAGTAATACAGATGGAAGCATTCACCTTCATGCAAAAACGCTTAGATTAACCCATCCTGTGCAAAAAGAAGAAATTTGTATTGATGCGCCCCTTCCAAATGATGCCGTCTGGAATGCTTGTAATTAA
- the panB gene encoding 3-methyl-2-oxobutanoate hydroxymethyltransferase: MSTAKKEYKRITTKTLVDMKRKGEKISMLTAYDFTMAKIVDSAGIDVILVGDSASNVMAGHETTLPITLDQMIYHAASVVRAIERSLVVVDLPFGSYQSDPKEALRSAIRIMKESGGHAVKLEGGKEIKESIKRILNAGIPVMGHLGLTPQSIYKFGTYTVRAKEEEEAEKLISDALLLEKAGCFAVVLEKVPAKLAQEVAEKISIPVIGIGAGNGVDGQVLVTHDMLGMTHEFNPRFLRRYLDLYTEMKSAFSKYSEDVKSGDFPNDSEQY, from the coding sequence ATGTCAACAGCCAAAAAAGAGTACAAACGTATTACCACCAAAACTTTGGTGGACATGAAAAGGAAAGGCGAAAAAATCTCGATGCTCACGGCATATGATTTTACAATGGCCAAGATTGTGGACAGCGCCGGTATAGATGTAATTTTGGTGGGCGATTCGGCATCCAATGTAATGGCTGGCCATGAAACTACGCTGCCGATTACGCTGGACCAAATGATTTATCATGCGGCTTCTGTGGTTCGCGCTATCGAACGCAGTTTGGTTGTGGTTGATTTACCTTTTGGAAGTTACCAAAGTGATCCAAAAGAGGCATTGCGCTCAGCAATAAGAATCATGAAAGAAAGTGGCGGTCACGCTGTGAAGCTTGAAGGCGGAAAGGAAATAAAGGAATCCATAAAACGAATTTTGAATGCGGGAATTCCCGTGATGGGCCATTTGGGTTTAACCCCCCAATCCATCTATAAATTTGGAACTTATACCGTGCGCGCAAAGGAAGAAGAGGAAGCGGAAAAACTAATCTCTGACGCATTATTGCTTGAAAAAGCAGGTTGTTTCGCAGTGGTGTTGGAAAAGGTTCCCGCTAAATTGGCACAGGAAGTTGCAGAAAAAATAAGCATTCCCGTAATCGGTATTGGTGCCGGAAATGGTGTTGACGGACAGGTTTTGGTAACCCACGATATGCTTGGTATGACACACGAATTCAATCCACGTTTTTTAAGAAGGTATCTCGATTTATATACTGAAATGAAAAGTGCTTTCAGTAAATACAGCGAAGATGTGAAGAGCGGTGATTTTCCAAATGACAGTGAACAATATTAA
- a CDS encoding nuclear transport factor 2 family protein, producing the protein MKSVFFLFSILLAVQSFGQESLSSENAKIIINIFMDGYRAGDTLKMKSVMHPNMTMNRAYVNTEQENILMFIRASELLTYAATTGKEQVWDEKLTDYIVNSDGNIAHVWSPYEYYLNGKFSHCGANSFTLVYTDESWKILRLIDSLRIGSCKIE; encoded by the coding sequence ATGAAATCTGTATTCTTTCTTTTTTCCATTTTACTGGCAGTTCAAAGTTTTGGACAGGAGTCCCTTTCCTCAGAAAATGCAAAAATAATCATTAATATTTTTATGGATGGGTACCGAGCCGGCGACACCCTAAAAATGAAATCGGTCATGCATCCCAATATGACTATGAATCGCGCATACGTGAATACCGAACAGGAAAATATTCTAATGTTCATTCGGGCGTCGGAATTGCTTACTTATGCTGCCACAACGGGAAAAGAGCAAGTATGGGATGAAAAATTGACCGATTACATTGTGAATAGTGATGGAAATATTGCCCATGTGTGGAGTCCCTATGAATACTATCTTAATGGCAAGTTCAGTCATTGTGGGGCCAACTCTTTCACTCTTGTTTATACCGATGAAAGCTGGAAAATATTGCGCCTTATAGATTCCTTGCGCATTGGGAGCTGTAAAATTGAATGA
- a CDS encoding L-serine ammonia-lyase has product MESISVFDMLKIGVGPSSSHTLGPWRAALRWIGELKEKNQFDGVAQISVDLYGSLSLTGKGHATDLAVMLGLSGFDPVTFPIENIEKEIDFINSENKLKLNGEKEVPFFPKQNIIFNRKFLEFHPNGMTFRATLNDGSKKSSSFYSIGGGFTVKKERKRKKIKLAKFAQFPFPIEKGTELLAYCKAEGKSISEIVLENEKSLRSEAEINDGLKKIWNVMLDSMYVGAHTEGTLPGGLNVTRRAFEMNKNLIGNHKYTNAEEWIAAIRNTEVKFRQILKWVSCFALAVNEVNASLGRVVTAPTNGSAGVIPAVMMYYMVIENHDANFEDVRKFLLTAGEIGSIFKKGSTISAAMGGCQAEIGVSSSMAAGALCELMGGTPEQCLMASEIAMEHHLGMTCDPIAGLVQIPCIERNAMGAIKAINACEMALDSDPSKAKVPLDKVISTMWETAKDMTSKYKETSEGGLAVQVNISDC; this is encoded by the coding sequence ATGGAAAGTATCAGCGTTTTTGACATGTTGAAGATAGGAGTTGGCCCGTCCAGCTCCCACACTTTGGGCCCGTGGCGTGCCGCCCTACGATGGATTGGCGAACTGAAAGAAAAAAACCAGTTTGATGGAGTAGCCCAAATTTCAGTGGACCTCTACGGTTCGCTTTCACTCACAGGAAAAGGCCACGCGACGGATCTTGCGGTAATGCTAGGACTTTCAGGCTTTGATCCGGTAACTTTTCCTATTGAAAATATTGAAAAGGAAATTGATTTTATCAATTCTGAAAATAAGTTGAAGCTTAACGGCGAAAAGGAAGTACCTTTCTTTCCGAAACAAAACATAATCTTCAATCGCAAGTTTTTGGAATTTCATCCCAACGGCATGACTTTTCGGGCTACGCTGAATGATGGTTCCAAAAAATCTTCTTCCTTCTATTCTATCGGGGGCGGTTTTACAGTAAAAAAAGAGCGAAAACGCAAAAAGATAAAATTAGCAAAATTTGCGCAATTCCCTTTCCCTATTGAAAAAGGAACGGAACTATTAGCATATTGCAAAGCCGAAGGAAAAAGCATTTCTGAAATAGTTCTGGAAAACGAAAAATCACTGCGAAGCGAAGCCGAAATAAATGACGGCTTAAAGAAAATCTGGAATGTAATGCTAGATTCCATGTACGTTGGCGCCCATACGGAAGGCACGTTGCCTGGCGGACTGAACGTTACGCGCAGAGCTTTTGAGATGAATAAAAACCTAATTGGCAACCATAAATACACAAATGCCGAGGAATGGATTGCAGCCATTAGGAATACAGAAGTTAAATTTCGGCAAATCCTGAAATGGGTTTCGTGCTTTGCCCTCGCCGTAAATGAAGTAAATGCTTCCTTGGGCCGCGTGGTTACTGCACCCACTAACGGAAGTGCGGGTGTGATTCCTGCAGTGATGATGTATTATATGGTGATTGAAAACCACGATGCCAATTTTGAGGATGTTCGAAAATTTTTGCTCACAGCAGGTGAAATCGGTAGCATTTTCAAAAAAGGTTCTACCATTTCGGCCGCAATGGGTGGTTGCCAAGCAGAGATTGGCGTTTCATCCTCAATGGCTGCGGGCGCGCTATGCGAATTAATGGGCGGGACACCAGAACAATGCTTGATGGCCAGTGAAATTGCAATGGAACATCATCTAGGTATGACCTGCGACCCCATTGCTGGTTTGGTGCAAATTCCTTGTATAGAGCGCAATGCGATGGGCGCCATCAAAGCCATCAATGCTTGTGAAATGGCTCTGGATAGCGATCCTTCAAAAGCAAAAGTACCCCTCGATAAAGTAATCTCAACGATGTGGGAAACCGCAAAGGATATGACTTCAAAATACAAGGAAACCAGTGAGGGTGGCTTAGCTGTGCAGGTAAATATTAGCGATTGCTAA
- a CDS encoding S24 family peptidase codes for MEIITSGKLTKVKSRHEPGVSKQTGFTSPATHYLEPTIDLNQELVVNRDATFFVRIDGNAFKEYNILDRDVLIIDRSLSRNFDDLALIIQEGEFKIQRIPFGFSEEGEFIVWGIITYIIHSAR; via the coding sequence ATGGAAATTATCACTTCAGGAAAGCTTACAAAAGTAAAAAGCAGGCACGAGCCGGGCGTGTCAAAACAAACTGGTTTTACAAGCCCCGCTACACATTATTTGGAACCGACAATTGATTTGAACCAAGAACTGGTAGTGAATCGCGATGCTACTTTTTTCGTACGGATTGACGGAAATGCTTTTAAGGAATACAATATTCTTGATAGGGATGTGTTGATTATCGATAGATCACTATCCAGGAATTTTGATGATTTGGCGCTAATAATTCAGGAAGGGGAATTTAAAATACAGCGTATTCCCTTTGGTTTTTCTGAAGAAGGGGAGTTCATTGTGTGGGGAATTATTACTTACATAATCCACTCCGCCCGATGA
- a CDS encoding Y-family DNA polymerase translates to MIALVDCNSFYACCEQVFRPDLLGKPVVVLSNNDGCVIAANKEAKALTDIPMFEPVFKIKDQLLAHKVNFFSSNYTLYGEMSQRVMNILGTFSPNVEVYSIDEAFADLSGMKKASLNKYGHEIKDTIFKNTGLPVGVGIAPTKGLAKLANKMAKKIVENNHVFVIDSEEKRIEALRWCKIGDVWGIGRKHAERLKNIGVFNAFQFTETPLQWVRKEMTVVGERTWRELKGELCNEFVTQPPPKKGIGTAKSFGIKLPDLERIEEACAYYISEVSEVLRAQKSCATYLQVFVITNYHSNVDEQYSNSRTVTLEIPTNDTFKLISAARKALVEIYKPGYRYKKLGVNLTGIIPQDYVQGNLFHQPSKLNHPKLIETFDAINRKFGKATISSGLVGTRLHEWELIKKERSPRYTTQWGELLSINSK, encoded by the coding sequence ATGATTGCCCTGGTTGACTGTAATAGTTTTTACGCTTGTTGCGAACAGGTTTTCCGGCCCGATCTCTTGGGAAAGCCCGTTGTGGTTTTGAGCAATAACGATGGATGCGTGATTGCTGCAAACAAGGAGGCGAAAGCCCTCACAGACATCCCGATGTTCGAGCCTGTCTTTAAAATAAAGGATCAATTGCTGGCGCATAAAGTGAACTTTTTCTCCTCCAACTATACACTTTATGGCGAAATGTCGCAGCGCGTTATGAACATTCTGGGAACATTTTCGCCCAATGTGGAAGTTTATAGCATTGACGAAGCTTTTGCGGATCTTTCAGGAATGAAAAAGGCTTCTCTAAATAAATACGGACACGAAATTAAAGATACTATTTTCAAGAATACGGGTTTACCGGTTGGCGTTGGAATTGCTCCCACAAAGGGCTTGGCGAAACTGGCCAATAAAATGGCAAAAAAGATTGTAGAAAACAACCACGTTTTTGTGATCGATTCCGAAGAGAAAAGAATTGAAGCCTTAAGGTGGTGCAAGATTGGCGATGTGTGGGGTATTGGCAGAAAGCACGCCGAACGGTTGAAGAATATAGGAGTCTTTAATGCTTTTCAATTCACTGAAACCCCGCTGCAATGGGTGCGAAAGGAAATGACAGTGGTAGGCGAGCGTACCTGGCGCGAGCTAAAAGGCGAACTTTGCAATGAGTTTGTAACGCAGCCACCTCCCAAAAAGGGAATTGGCACTGCAAAATCCTTTGGCATAAAGTTGCCCGATCTGGAACGTATTGAGGAAGCCTGCGCCTATTACATAAGCGAAGTGAGTGAAGTTTTGCGCGCCCAAAAATCCTGTGCTACATATCTCCAGGTTTTCGTGATCACAAATTACCATAGCAACGTGGATGAGCAATATTCAAATAGCCGTACTGTCACTTTAGAGATTCCCACCAACGATACCTTCAAACTTATTTCAGCTGCGCGGAAGGCATTGGTAGAAATTTACAAGCCTGGCTATCGCTACAAAAAATTGGGGGTGAACCTTACGGGCATCATTCCGCAGGATTATGTGCAGGGCAATCTGTTTCACCAGCCTTCAAAACTGAACCACCCAAAGCTGATAGAAACTTTTGATGCCATCAACCGCAAATTTGGAAAAGCAACCATTTCTTCAGGTTTGGTGGGAACACGCTTGCATGAATGGGAACTCATAAAAAAGGAAAGGAGTCCGCGCTATACTACACAGTGGGGAGAGTTATTGTCTATAAATTCCAAATAA
- a CDS encoding SDR family oxidoreductase, with product MWNLNNKKAVITGGTKGIGRATVLEFLSLGAEVVFTARNKEEVNTFEKQLQNDGFKAFGVVGDVSEKEDIEALFSDVEKRWGILNILVNNAGINIRKAAVEYSEEEYQKIIGINLTAPFLLSRKLYPFLKKSGNASIINVSSVSGVMDTQTGSPYGMSKAGLIMQTKNLATEWARDGIRVNAISPWFTETPLTSDLLKLKERIEPVLKHTPMGRIAQADEMASVIAFFAMDKSSFVTGQNLVVDGGITSTAI from the coding sequence ATGTGGAATCTAAACAATAAAAAAGCCGTCATTACCGGTGGCACCAAAGGAATAGGAAGAGCAACCGTTTTGGAATTTCTTTCGCTTGGCGCGGAAGTTGTTTTCACCGCACGAAATAAAGAGGAAGTAAACACTTTTGAAAAACAACTTCAGAATGACGGTTTTAAAGCATTTGGGGTTGTGGGTGATGTTTCAGAAAAGGAAGATATCGAAGCTCTTTTTTCAGATGTTGAAAAACGTTGGGGAATATTGAATATTTTAGTGAACAATGCCGGAATCAACATCAGAAAAGCTGCAGTAGAATATTCCGAAGAGGAATACCAAAAAATAATTGGCATCAACCTGACCGCTCCATTTCTTTTAAGCCGAAAATTGTATCCCTTTTTGAAAAAATCTGGTAATGCTTCTATTATAAATGTTTCCTCGGTTTCCGGGGTGATGGACACCCAAACCGGTTCGCCGTACGGAATGTCCAAAGCCGGATTGATCATGCAAACAAAAAATCTCGCTACCGAATGGGCACGAGACGGCATCCGCGTAAATGCAATATCGCCATGGTTTACCGAAACACCGTTAACGAGCGACCTTTTAAAATTGAAAGAACGCATCGAACCTGTGCTAAAACACACGCCCATGGGCCGAATTGCCCAAGCAGACGAAATGGCCAGCGTCATTGCTTTTTTCGCAATGGATAAATCTTCTTTTGTAACTGGACAAAATTTGGTTGTAGATGGCGGAATAACAAGTACCGCTATTTAA
- a CDS encoding DUF1206 domain-containing protein, with protein sequence MSSKKEKFASFGIATKGIVYFITGALTAMAAFGYGGKKSGSGAVIDFIAKQTFGQVLLILLAIGLLGYVFWRWYQAFTNPKEMENNTKGTVKRIAYFISGVLYCVLAIKAISTVIGSNNGGKSFTTKVFESEYATAVALIIGLGLAGKALYELYNAYSGKFKKDVESAGIPQKAENLILPAGKVGHTSRGIVAGILGFLFLKTGFAGNANKLSKTDAFGFIENEFGNIVMGLIALGVVAYGVFMIIKAKYSSLSVK encoded by the coding sequence ATGAGTAGTAAGAAAGAAAAATTTGCCAGTTTCGGTATCGCAACAAAAGGCATCGTTTATTTCATTACTGGAGCACTTACCGCAATGGCTGCTTTTGGCTATGGCGGAAAAAAATCAGGCTCAGGAGCCGTTATAGATTTTATAGCCAAACAAACCTTCGGTCAAGTATTATTGATTCTATTGGCCATAGGGCTATTGGGATATGTATTTTGGCGCTGGTATCAAGCATTTACCAATCCCAAGGAGATGGAAAACAATACGAAGGGTACTGTAAAGCGAATCGCTTATTTTATTAGTGGTGTTTTATACTGCGTCTTGGCAATTAAAGCCATTAGTACCGTAATAGGCTCCAATAACGGCGGGAAATCTTTTACCACAAAAGTATTTGAATCTGAGTATGCCACCGCAGTTGCTCTAATTATAGGACTTGGTTTAGCCGGAAAGGCATTGTATGAATTATATAATGCATATTCCGGAAAATTTAAAAAAGATGTTGAAAGTGCCGGAATTCCACAAAAAGCCGAAAACCTTATATTGCCAGCCGGAAAAGTTGGACATACCTCACGAGGTATCGTAGCAGGTATATTGGGGTTTCTATTTTTAAAAACAGGATTTGCAGGTAACGCCAATAAATTGAGCAAAACTGATGCCTTTGGGTTTATAGAAAATGAATTCGGAAACATAGTTATGGGCCTCATTGCATTGGGGGTAGTGGCATATGGCGTGTTTATGATAATTAAGGCCAAGTACAGCAGTTTAAGTGTTAAATAA
- the dnaK gene encoding molecular chaperone DnaK yields MSKIIGIDLGTTNSCVAVMEGSEPTVIPNAEGKRTTPSVIAFVEGGEIKVGDPAKRQAVTNPTKTISSIKRFMGNKYSESKSEAEHAAYKVVKGDNDTARVDIDGRMYTPQELSAMILQKMKKTAEDYLGQDVTRAVITVPAYFNDSQRHATKEAGEIAGLKVERIINEPTAAALAYGLDKKGTDQKIVVFDFGGGTHDVSILELGDGVFEVLATDGDTHLGGDDVDQKIINWLADEFKKEEDFDLKKDPMALQRLKEAAEKAKIELSSSTQTEINLPYITATASGPKHLVKTLTRAKFEQLIEDLVKRTIAPCEKALKAAGLSKSDIDEVILVGGSTRIPAVQEAVEKFFGKKPSKGVNPDEVVAVGAAIQGGVLTGDVKDVLLLDVTPLSLGIETMGGVMTKLIEANTTIPTKKSQVFSTAADNQPSVEIHVLQGERPMANDNKTIGRFHLDGIPPAQRGVPQIEVTFDIDANGIIKVSATDKATNKSQDIRIEASSGLTEEEIKKMKADAEANAESDKAAKEKVEKLNEADAMIFQTEKQLKEFGDKLSDDKKKPIEEALEELKKAYETKEVSNIQPALDKINEAWKVASEEMYKAQAEQQGAPTGDAGAGAEQGSTGGGAENSDVEDVDFEEVK; encoded by the coding sequence ATGAGTAAAATAATTGGAATCGACTTAGGTACAACCAACTCCTGCGTTGCCGTAATGGAAGGTAGCGAGCCAACGGTTATTCCTAACGCCGAAGGAAAAAGAACAACGCCCTCCGTAATTGCATTTGTGGAAGGTGGCGAAATTAAAGTAGGTGATCCTGCAAAACGTCAGGCGGTTACAAACCCTACAAAAACCATAAGCTCCATAAAACGATTTATGGGGAACAAATATTCCGAATCTAAATCTGAAGCGGAACACGCAGCTTACAAAGTGGTAAAAGGTGACAACGACACCGCCCGTGTAGATATTGACGGACGTATGTACACCCCACAGGAATTGAGCGCGATGATTCTTCAAAAAATGAAGAAAACCGCTGAAGATTATTTAGGACAGGACGTTACCCGCGCGGTAATTACAGTTCCTGCATATTTTAATGACAGCCAGCGCCACGCAACCAAGGAAGCGGGCGAGATTGCTGGACTTAAAGTAGAACGTATTATAAACGAGCCAACGGCTGCGGCACTTGCGTACGGACTTGATAAAAAAGGAACCGACCAAAAGATCGTGGTTTTTGACTTTGGTGGTGGTACACACGACGTAAGTATCCTTGAATTGGGTGACGGTGTTTTTGAAGTATTGGCTACAGATGGTGATACCCACTTGGGTGGTGATGATGTTGACCAAAAAATCATTAATTGGTTGGCAGATGAATTCAAAAAAGAAGAAGATTTTGATTTGAAGAAAGACCCAATGGCCCTTCAACGTTTGAAAGAAGCTGCTGAAAAGGCAAAAATTGAGTTGTCTTCCTCAACGCAAACCGAAATCAACTTGCCTTATATTACAGCTACTGCCAGCGGACCAAAACACTTGGTAAAAACGTTGACACGTGCAAAGTTTGAGCAATTGATTGAAGATCTTGTAAAAAGAACCATCGCGCCTTGCGAAAAAGCACTAAAAGCTGCCGGATTGAGCAAAAGCGATATTGACGAAGTAATATTAGTAGGTGGTTCCACCCGTATTCCTGCAGTTCAGGAAGCCGTGGAAAAATTCTTTGGAAAAAAACCTAGTAAAGGTGTAAACCCAGACGAGGTTGTGGCCGTAGGTGCCGCAATCCAAGGTGGTGTATTGACCGGAGATGTGAAAGATGTACTTCTTTTGGACGTAACCCCACTTTCACTGGGTATTGAAACAATGGGCGGTGTGATGACCAAATTGATTGAGGCCAACACTACCATTCCTACCAAGAAAAGTCAGGTATTCTCTACTGCGGCCGATAACCAGCCAAGTGTTGAAATCCACGTATTGCAAGGGGAGCGCCCAATGGCGAACGACAATAAAACTATCGGTCGTTTCCATTTGGACGGTATTCCACCAGCACAACGCGGCGTGCCACAAATTGAAGTAACGTTTGATATTGATGCCAACGGTATCATTAAAGTAAGCGCTACCGATAAGGCTACCAATAAATCGCAGGACATTCGTATTGAGGCTTCTTCCGGACTTACCGAAGAGGAAATCAAAAAGATGAAAGCGGATGCCGAGGCAAATGCCGAAAGCGATAAGGCTGCAAAGGAAAAAGTTGAAAAACTGAACGAAGCAGACGCAATGATCTTCCAGACTGAAAAGCAACTGAAAGAGTTTGGCGATAAATTATCTGACGATAAGAAAAAGCCAATTGAGGAAGCTTTGGAAGAACTGAAAAAAGCGTACGAGACCAAAGAAGTAAGCAACATTCAGCCTGCTTTAGATAAGATTAACGAAGCTTGGAAAGTTGCTTCAGAAGAAATGTACAAAGCCCAAGCAGAGCAGCAAGGCGCCCCAACCGGTGATGCCGGAGCTGGAGCCGAGCAGGGAAGCACAGGCGGCGGCGCTGAAAACAGCGACGTTGAGGACGTAGATTTTGAAGAAGTAAAATAA
- a CDS encoding leucine-rich repeat domain-containing protein encodes MKKALLTFVCIFIASIVLAQVSKEEKQVLLDLYTATNGLEWNKQWNVEQPVESWYGVTVENNKVIGINLLFNNLNGTLPVSLGQLKNLKKLELSFNPISGTIPAELGNLLQLEILAINGTAISGKIPESLGKLSNLKQLHLSSNQLIGTVPESLGNLRQIEVFNVFDNDLSGALPQELASCPNLKQLMVAENNFNNPSDFSVILLSNSGAKLDLLNNSPQIEPAQSIIAVERDENED; translated from the coding sequence ATGAAAAAGGCATTACTAACCTTCGTATGTATCTTTATAGCGTCTATAGTTTTAGCGCAAGTAAGCAAGGAAGAAAAACAAGTTCTTTTAGATCTTTATACCGCTACCAATGGTTTGGAATGGAACAAACAATGGAACGTAGAGCAACCCGTAGAATCCTGGTATGGAGTCACGGTTGAAAACAATAAGGTAATTGGCATCAATTTATTGTTCAATAATTTAAACGGGACGTTGCCTGTATCTTTGGGACAGCTAAAAAATTTAAAAAAGTTGGAATTGTCATTCAATCCAATTTCAGGAACCATCCCTGCGGAATTGGGCAATCTGTTACAATTAGAAATTTTAGCAATAAACGGTACTGCCATTAGCGGCAAAATTCCGGAGTCCTTGGGCAAACTTTCAAATTTGAAGCAGTTGCATTTAAGCAGTAATCAACTAATTGGAACTGTGCCCGAAAGCTTAGGAAATCTTAGGCAGATTGAGGTCTTTAATGTATTTGATAACGATTTATCCGGTGCATTACCACAAGAGTTGGCAAGTTGCCCAAATCTGAAACAGCTTATGGTAGCAGAAAATAATTTTAACAATCCGAGTGATTTTTCAGTGATATTGCTGTCAAATTCCGGAGCAAAATTAGACTTACTCAATAATTCCCCACAAATTGAGCCCGCCCAGTCCATAATAGCTGTAGAGCGGGACGAAAATGAAGATTAA
- a CDS encoding alpha/beta hydrolase: MSTQKEATYKTTNTYHTLNNFTEKTKYIWVVFHGMGYLSKYFINYFSELNADENYIIAPQAPSKYYQGKDFKHVGASWLTRENTQMETQNILNYIDEVYSKERVGKTTNLIVLGYSQGVSIAARWVASRKIQCNKLILHSGGIPNELEPADFEFLSTQTEVIYLYGNKDQYITEARETEEKLKGSKLFQNRLKIEVFNGTHEVNREFLLKLSQ; the protein is encoded by the coding sequence ATGAGTACCCAAAAAGAAGCTACCTACAAAACTACGAATACCTATCATACACTCAACAATTTCACGGAAAAAACCAAATATATATGGGTTGTTTTTCATGGAATGGGCTATCTGAGCAAATATTTTATTAATTATTTTTCAGAACTGAACGCTGATGAAAATTACATCATCGCCCCGCAAGCCCCGTCAAAATATTACCAGGGAAAAGATTTTAAACATGTGGGAGCCTCTTGGCTTACGCGCGAGAACACACAGATGGAAACCCAAAATATTCTGAACTATATTGATGAAGTTTATAGCAAAGAAAGGGTTGGAAAAACAACTAATCTAATTGTCCTAGGTTATTCCCAAGGGGTTTCCATAGCAGCACGATGGGTGGCAAGCCGAAAAATCCAATGCAATAAATTGATTCTGCATTCGGGCGGTATTCCAAATGAACTAGAACCTGCAGATTTTGAGTTTTTAAGCACCCAAACAGAAGTGATCTATCTTTATGGCAATAAAGACCAATACATTACTGAAGCACGCGAAACAGAAGAAAAGCTTAAGGGAAGCAAGCTCTTTCAAAACCGATTGAAAATTGAGGTTTTTAATGGAACACATGAAGTGAACAGGGAATTTTTGCTAAAGCTGTCCCAATAA